A stretch of the Haloarchaeobius salinus genome encodes the following:
- the psmA gene encoding archaeal proteasome endopeptidase complex subunit alpha — protein MQGQQQQAYDRGITIFSPDGRLYQVEYAREAVKRGTASIGVRTAEGVVLAVDKRIRSPLMERTSVEKIHKADDHVGIASAGHVADARKLIDFTRRDAQVNQLRYGEPIGIETLTKHVTDHIQQYTQVGGARPFGVALIVGGVEDGEPRLYETDPSGTPYEWKALAVGADRGEIQEYLETNYDDDADLEGGIELALSALATANEGELRPEGVGIATVDAESEQFVELTDDETEEYLAAYDLLAAEEDDDAGDADDEADDDSEE, from the coding sequence ATGCAGGGACAACAACAGCAGGCGTACGACCGGGGTATCACCATCTTCTCCCCGGACGGGCGTCTCTACCAGGTCGAGTACGCCCGCGAGGCGGTCAAACGCGGGACGGCGAGCATCGGCGTCCGAACAGCGGAGGGGGTCGTCCTCGCGGTCGACAAGCGCATCCGCTCCCCGCTGATGGAGCGCACGAGCGTCGAGAAGATCCACAAGGCCGACGACCACGTCGGCATCGCGAGCGCGGGCCACGTCGCCGACGCACGCAAGCTCATCGACTTCACGCGCCGCGACGCACAGGTCAACCAGCTCCGCTACGGCGAGCCGATCGGCATCGAGACGCTGACGAAGCACGTCACCGACCACATCCAGCAGTACACGCAGGTCGGCGGCGCGCGCCCGTTCGGCGTCGCGCTCATCGTCGGCGGCGTCGAGGACGGTGAACCGCGACTCTACGAGACCGACCCGTCGGGCACCCCCTACGAGTGGAAGGCGCTCGCGGTCGGCGCGGACCGCGGCGAGATCCAGGAGTACCTCGAGACGAACTACGACGACGACGCCGACCTCGAGGGCGGCATCGAGCTCGCGCTCTCGGCGCTCGCGACGGCCAACGAGGGAGAGCTGCGCCCCGAGGGTGTCGGGATAGCGACCGTCGACGCCGAGTCCGAGCAGTTCGTCGAGCTGACCGACGACGAGACCGAGGAGTACCTAGCGGCCTACGACCTGCTCGCGGCCGAGGAGGACGACGACGCTGGCGACGCGGACGACGAGGCCGACGACGACTCCGAGGAGTGA
- a CDS encoding ribosome assembly factor SBDS codes for MISLDEAVTARLESHGARFEVLVDPDAALAIKRDEFEGDLEDVIAAEDVFEDASRGDRPAESDLEKVFETTDPMEIIPEVIKRGEIQITADQRREMQEQKRKQLVNKIARNAVNPQMDDAPHPPERIESALEQAGFKVDPMEPVESQVDDALDALRPVIPIRFDEVTVAVHVPADYAGSTQAQVRSYGELEREEWQNDGSWIGVVRFPAGMQNDFYDMVNDRTSGTAETRIVKDEDELSTR; via the coding sequence ATGATTTCGCTCGACGAAGCGGTGACCGCGCGACTGGAGAGCCACGGTGCGCGGTTCGAGGTTCTCGTCGACCCCGACGCCGCGCTGGCGATCAAACGAGACGAGTTCGAGGGCGACCTGGAGGACGTCATCGCGGCCGAGGACGTGTTCGAGGACGCCTCCCGCGGCGACCGCCCCGCCGAGAGTGACCTCGAGAAGGTGTTCGAGACAACCGACCCGATGGAGATCATCCCCGAGGTCATCAAGCGCGGGGAGATCCAGATAACCGCGGACCAGCGCCGCGAGATGCAGGAACAGAAGCGGAAGCAGCTCGTGAACAAGATCGCCCGGAACGCGGTCAACCCGCAGATGGACGACGCGCCCCACCCACCGGAGCGCATCGAGTCCGCGCTGGAGCAGGCCGGCTTCAAGGTCGACCCGATGGAGCCCGTCGAGAGCCAGGTCGACGACGCGCTCGACGCGCTCCGACCGGTCATCCCCATCCGGTTCGACGAGGTCACGGTGGCGGTCCACGTTCCGGCGGACTACGCGGGCAGCACGCAGGCCCAGGTCCGGAGCTACGGCGAGCTCGAACGCGAGGAGTGGCAGAACGACGGCTCGTGGATCGGCGTCGTCCGCTTCCCTGCGGGGATGCAGAACGACTTCTACGACATGGTCAACGACCGGACCAGCGGCACCGCCGAGACGCGCATCGTCAAGGACGAGGACGAGCTGAGCACGCGGTAG
- a CDS encoding FUN14 domain-containing protein yields MLSLQLAIDPQQLGLEFGTGAVIGGLIGFAAKKVAKIIAILVGIELALFKFLESKGYISVKWDELSGGILGAAEGAQEVDTGWVEPILSTLSIGAGFTGGFMVGFKKG; encoded by the coding sequence ATGCTATCCCTACAGCTGGCCATCGACCCCCAGCAACTCGGGCTGGAGTTCGGGACGGGGGCGGTCATCGGCGGCCTCATCGGGTTCGCGGCGAAGAAGGTGGCGAAGATCATCGCCATCCTCGTCGGCATCGAACTGGCGCTGTTCAAGTTCCTCGAATCGAAGGGCTACATCAGCGTGAAGTGGGACGAGCTCAGCGGCGGCATCCTCGGCGCTGCCGAGGGCGCACAGGAGGTCGACACCGGCTGGGTCGAGCCGATCCTCTCCACGCTGTCCATCGGCGCGGGCTTCACCGGCGGCTTCATGGTCGGCTTCAAGAAGGGATAA
- the hflX gene encoding GTPase HflX → MRAIVAKRVDSGVADTEEIRQLAAAAGYDVVAELTQSRTADPALQLGEGKADELAALAAREDADTVIFDNRLGPYQMYNLGQKLPDDTELMDRFTLILEIFGQRAQTRKAQLQVELAELRYELPRAEAKTSLAKRDEHPGFMGLGEYDESREQDIKDQISRIRDELARIEQTEQDRRERRHEAGFDLVALAGYTNAGKSTLLRRLATDLDVGENEDLHPDLDATAESEDRLFTTLGTTTRRADIDDRDVLLTDTVGFISDLPHWLVESFKSTLDSVYRADLVLLVVDVSEPVEEIREKLVTSHDTLYERNEAPIVTVLNKIDKVDAEALAEKREALSALAPNPVAVSGMEGLNVDELRERIVHELPDWERERLVLPMTDDTMSLVSWIHDNANVDDVTYGDEDVVVDFEARPAVVEKARSRAGDLSTPVQ, encoded by the coding sequence ATGAGAGCCATCGTCGCGAAGCGCGTCGACAGCGGCGTCGCCGACACCGAGGAGATACGCCAGCTCGCAGCGGCGGCGGGCTACGACGTGGTCGCGGAGCTGACGCAGTCCCGGACCGCCGACCCGGCGCTCCAGCTGGGCGAGGGGAAGGCCGACGAGCTGGCGGCGCTCGCCGCCCGGGAGGACGCGGACACGGTCATCTTCGACAACCGGCTCGGGCCGTACCAGATGTACAACCTGGGACAGAAGCTCCCGGACGACACGGAGCTGATGGACCGGTTCACGCTCATCCTGGAGATCTTCGGCCAGCGCGCCCAGACACGCAAGGCACAGCTCCAGGTCGAGCTGGCGGAGCTCCGGTACGAGCTCCCGCGCGCCGAGGCCAAGACCAGCCTCGCCAAGCGCGACGAGCACCCCGGCTTCATGGGGCTGGGCGAGTACGACGAGAGCCGCGAGCAGGACATCAAGGACCAGATCTCCCGCATCCGGGACGAACTGGCCCGTATCGAGCAGACCGAGCAGGACCGCCGCGAGCGCCGCCACGAGGCCGGCTTCGACCTCGTCGCGCTCGCCGGCTACACCAACGCGGGGAAGTCGACGCTCCTGCGCCGGCTGGCGACGGACCTCGACGTGGGCGAGAACGAGGACCTGCATCCCGACCTCGACGCGACCGCCGAGTCCGAGGACCGGTTGTTCACGACGCTGGGGACGACGACCCGGCGGGCGGACATCGACGACCGCGACGTGCTGCTGACGGACACGGTCGGGTTCATCTCCGACCTGCCCCACTGGCTCGTCGAGTCGTTCAAGTCCACGCTCGACTCGGTGTACCGGGCCGACCTCGTGCTGCTGGTCGTCGACGTGAGCGAGCCCGTCGAGGAGATCCGCGAGAAGCTCGTCACGTCCCACGACACGCTGTACGAGCGCAACGAGGCCCCCATCGTCACCGTGCTGAACAAGATCGACAAGGTCGACGCCGAGGCGCTCGCCGAGAAGCGCGAGGCGCTCTCCGCGCTCGCGCCGAACCCCGTCGCGGTGTCGGGCATGGAGGGCCTGAACGTCGACGAGCTGCGCGAGCGCATCGTCCACGAACTGCCGGACTGGGAGCGCGAGCGGCTCGTCCTCCCGATGACGGACGACACGATGAGCCTCGTCTCGTGGATCCACGACAACGCGAACGTCGACGACGTCACCTACGGCGACGAGGACGTCGTGGTCGACTTCGAGGCGCGGCCGGCCGTGGTCGAGAAAGCACGGTCGCGGGCGGGCGACCTCTCGACGCCGGTGCAGTAA
- the moaC gene encoding cyclic pyranopterin monophosphate synthase MoaC, producing the protein MSEGGAAGEDSEPTGDARDLTHVDDDGDAQMVDVGAKPDSRRRAVAEGTIRLRESTVDAIRANEVEKGDVLATARIGAIQAVKHTWETIPMCHQIPITNVDTAFEVADDRVRLTVAVETTGKTGCEMEALEGVTTGLNVVWDMVKAAEKDDDGEYPETRIEGVSVVEKTKERVE; encoded by the coding sequence ATGTCTGAGGGTGGGGCGGCAGGCGAGGACAGCGAGCCGACCGGCGACGCCCGCGACCTCACCCACGTCGACGACGACGGCGACGCTCAGATGGTTGACGTCGGCGCGAAGCCGGACTCCCGGCGACGGGCCGTCGCGGAGGGGACCATCCGCCTCCGCGAGTCGACTGTCGACGCCATCCGTGCGAACGAGGTCGAGAAGGGCGACGTGCTCGCGACGGCTCGAATCGGGGCCATCCAGGCGGTCAAGCACACCTGGGAGACCATCCCGATGTGCCACCAGATCCCCATCACCAACGTCGACACCGCGTTCGAGGTCGCCGACGACCGCGTCAGGCTGACCGTCGCCGTCGAGACGACCGGGAAGACCGGCTGCGAGATGGAGGCACTGGAGGGCGTGACGACGGGGTTGAACGTCGTCTGGGACATGGTGAAGGCGGCCGAGAAGGACGACGACGGCGAGTACCCCGAGACCCGAATCGAGGGCGTCAGCGTGGTCGAGAAGACGAAAGAACGGGTCGAGTAA
- a CDS encoding NAD(P)H-hydrate dehydratase has product MISSDRMAQVDENAEGLGVPRKQLMESSGHAVARAVREAAEPGDRIVVVAGRGNNGGDAFVTVRFLDEFEVTTLLLGRADTITTDIARENWDALQQAEYDTREVRDSTAVSLPDADVVVDAMLGTGVTGALREPEATAARAINEADATVVAVDVPSGVDADTGEGAGVAVEADHVVTFHDAKPGLADVDATVTVADIGIPDAAETFVGPGDLRVLSRDSMAHKGDFGEVLVVGGGPYTGAPALSAQAAMRAGADLVRVACPTSVADTVQGYEAGLIVRGFAGELLRPTHVDQLLDAAVDADCVLVGPGLGRAEGTLTAVREFLAEYDGRAVVDADALRAVPDLDTEAELLCTPHQGELVAMGGETDDDWETRADLVADFAADLEQTLLVKGAYDVVTDGETTRVNRTGNPGMTVGGTGDVLAGICAALASTHDPVTAGSVAAYVNGLAGDAVVAEQGYGLFASDLLDEIPYAMWGGRDV; this is encoded by the coding sequence ATGATTTCGAGCGACCGGATGGCCCAGGTCGACGAGAACGCCGAGGGGCTCGGCGTCCCCCGCAAACAGTTGATGGAGTCGAGCGGGCACGCCGTCGCACGTGCCGTCCGCGAGGCTGCCGAGCCGGGTGATCGGATCGTCGTCGTCGCCGGCCGCGGGAACAACGGCGGGGACGCGTTCGTCACCGTCCGCTTCCTCGACGAGTTCGAGGTGACGACGCTGCTGCTCGGGCGTGCAGACACTATCACGACCGATATCGCCCGGGAGAACTGGGACGCACTCCAGCAGGCCGAGTACGACACCCGCGAGGTGCGTGACTCGACCGCCGTCTCGCTCCCCGACGCCGACGTGGTCGTCGACGCGATGCTCGGCACCGGCGTGACGGGCGCGCTCCGCGAGCCCGAGGCGACAGCAGCGAGAGCCATCAACGAGGCCGACGCGACGGTCGTCGCGGTCGACGTCCCCTCCGGCGTCGACGCCGACACCGGCGAGGGGGCCGGCGTCGCGGTCGAGGCCGACCACGTCGTCACGTTCCACGACGCGAAGCCCGGGCTCGCCGACGTGGACGCCACGGTCACCGTCGCCGACATCGGCATCCCCGACGCCGCCGAGACGTTCGTCGGCCCTGGCGACCTGCGCGTGCTCTCCCGGGACTCGATGGCCCACAAGGGCGACTTCGGCGAGGTGCTGGTCGTCGGTGGCGGCCCCTACACCGGTGCACCCGCTCTCTCCGCGCAGGCCGCGATGCGCGCCGGAGCGGACCTCGTGCGCGTCGCCTGCCCGACGAGCGTCGCAGACACCGTCCAGGGCTACGAGGCGGGGCTCATCGTCCGCGGGTTCGCCGGCGAGCTGCTCCGCCCGACTCACGTCGACCAGCTGCTCGACGCCGCCGTCGACGCCGACTGCGTGCTCGTCGGCCCCGGGCTCGGCCGCGCCGAGGGGACCCTCACCGCCGTCCGCGAGTTCCTCGCCGAGTACGACGGGCGCGCGGTCGTCGACGCCGACGCGCTCCGGGCGGTTCCCGACCTCGACACAGAGGCCGAGCTGCTCTGTACGCCCCACCAGGGCGAACTCGTCGCCATGGGCGGTGAGACCGACGACGACTGGGAGACACGGGCCGACCTCGTCGCCGACTTCGCCGCCGACCTCGAACAGACGCTCCTCGTCAAGGGTGCCTACGACGTGGTGACCGACGGCGAGACGACCCGCGTCAACCGGACCGGCAACCCCGGGATGACCGTCGGCGGCACCGGCGACGTGCTCGCGGGCATCTGCGCCGCGCTCGCGAGCACGCACGACCCCGTCACCGCCGGCTCGGTGGCGGCGTACGTCAATGGGCTCGCCGGCGACGCCGTCGTCGCCGAGCAGGGCTACGGCCTGTTCGCCAGCGACCTGCTCGACGAGATTCCGTACGCGATGTGGGGTGGTCGAGATGTCTGA
- a CDS encoding acylphosphatase → MSEERTRAHVFVSGRVQGVYYRSNTRDAATEHGVDGWVRNLDDGRVEAVFEGPEDAVEAMVEWCHEGSPAANVESVAVEYEEPQGEEGFRIRR, encoded by the coding sequence ATGAGCGAGGAACGGACCCGCGCACACGTGTTCGTCTCCGGTCGCGTCCAGGGCGTCTACTACCGCTCGAACACCCGCGACGCCGCCACCGAGCACGGCGTCGACGGGTGGGTCCGCAACCTCGACGACGGCCGCGTCGAGGCCGTGTTCGAGGGGCCGGAGGACGCCGTCGAGGCGATGGTGGAGTGGTGCCACGAGGGCTCGCCGGCCGCGAACGTCGAGTCGGTGGCGGTCGAGTACGAGGAGCCACAGGGCGAGGAGGGCTTCCGGATTCGGCGCTGA
- a CDS encoding DNA-3-methyladenine glycosylase family protein: METGSIPLSSLPGGFDAHATLESGQSYLWRREDGRMYEGDDDGSPWYCTALSLDEQDGAAVPLPDRGPHAIRFRVADDALEWEATCDAHDALVHLLRLDDDLDAIVADAPDEALIGEAYDAYRGLRLVQDPPFGCTVSFICSAQMRVERIHEMVSTLAREYGEAVDLGDRTYHAFPTPDRLAATTEAELRDLGLGYRAPYVQRTAEMVATGEAHPAEAAGLAYEDARESLTRFVGVGEKVADCILLFSLGYDEAIPLDTWMRTVVSDYYPDCDRGNYADTSRALRDRFGGRYAGYVQTYVFHLLRTRG, from the coding sequence ATGGAGACAGGGTCTATCCCGCTGTCGTCGCTCCCCGGCGGCTTCGACGCCCACGCGACGCTGGAGAGCGGCCAGTCGTACCTCTGGCGACGCGAGGACGGACGGATGTACGAGGGCGACGACGACGGGTCGCCGTGGTACTGCACCGCACTGTCGCTCGACGAGCAGGACGGGGCTGCCGTGCCCCTGCCCGACCGCGGGCCACACGCCATCCGGTTCCGCGTCGCCGACGACGCGCTCGAGTGGGAGGCGACCTGCGACGCCCACGACGCGCTCGTCCACCTCCTCCGACTCGACGACGACCTCGACGCCATCGTCGCGGATGCACCCGACGAGGCGCTGATAGGGGAGGCCTACGACGCCTACCGCGGGCTCCGGCTGGTGCAGGACCCACCCTTCGGCTGCACCGTCTCGTTCATCTGCTCGGCCCAGATGCGAGTCGAGCGCATCCACGAGATGGTGTCGACGCTCGCCCGCGAGTACGGCGAGGCGGTCGACCTCGGGGACCGCACCTACCACGCGTTCCCGACCCCCGACCGGCTCGCGGCGACGACCGAGGCCGAACTGCGCGACCTCGGGCTCGGCTACCGTGCGCCCTACGTCCAGCGCACCGCCGAGATGGTCGCCACGGGCGAAGCCCACCCCGCCGAGGCCGCCGGGCTGGCGTACGAGGACGCCCGCGAGTCCCTCACGCGGTTCGTCGGCGTGGGCGAGAAGGTCGCCGACTGCATCCTGCTGTTCTCGCTGGGCTACGACGAGGCCATCCCGCTGGACACGTGGATGCGCACCGTCGTCTCCGACTACTACCCGGACTGCGACCGCGGCAACTACGCCGACACGTCGCGGGCGCTCCGTGACCGCTTCGGCGGCCGCTACGCCGGGTACGTGCAGACCTACGTGTTCCACCTGCTGCGGACGCGGGGGTGA
- a CDS encoding DUF555 domain-containing protein yields the protein MNCRVVVEAAVPVYDVATPDEAVRIAISKTGEMLNPDLNYVEINMGSRTSPSGEELPPAFIAADEALVALELEMTVFNVEREEHASRIARKEIGMRLENIPLEVLEVEVLEEDEETDDDESTGDELDEEAGDDTVAGEDEGDEEVLPEFEDLIE from the coding sequence ATGAACTGCAGAGTTGTCGTCGAAGCTGCAGTGCCGGTATACGACGTAGCGACACCGGACGAGGCCGTTCGTATCGCCATCTCGAAAACTGGTGAGATGCTGAATCCGGACCTGAACTACGTGGAGATCAACATGGGCAGCCGGACCTCGCCCTCGGGCGAGGAGCTCCCGCCGGCGTTCATCGCGGCCGACGAGGCGCTGGTCGCCCTCGAGCTCGAGATGACGGTGTTCAACGTCGAGCGCGAGGAGCACGCCTCCCGCATCGCCCGCAAGGAGATCGGGATGCGTCTGGAGAACATCCCGCTGGAGGTCCTCGAGGTCGAGGTCCTCGAGGAGGACGAGGAGACGGACGACGACGAATCCACTGGCGACGAACTTGACGAGGAGGCGGGCGACGACACCGTGGCGGGCGAGGACGAGGGCGATGAGGAGGTCCTCCCCGAGTTCGAGGACCTCATCGAGTAG
- a CDS encoding UPF0058 family protein, giving the protein MKKQELIHLHGLLAEVSTHYETTADGDLNLDEYESLGIRPTSIHKSKTDHKAAVFALANGITSDMSSEESEETVAVSAD; this is encoded by the coding sequence ATGAAGAAGCAGGAGCTCATCCACCTTCACGGACTGCTCGCAGAAGTATCGACACACTACGAGACAACGGCCGACGGCGACCTCAACCTAGACGAGTACGAATCGCTTGGTATTCGACCAACGAGCATCCACAAATCGAAGACCGACCACAAGGCGGCTGTTTTTGCACTCGCGAACGGCATCACCTCCGATATGAGTTCCGAGGAGTCCGAAGAGACGGTCGCCGTCTCCGCAGACTAA
- a CDS encoding DICT sensory domain-containing protein — protein MGLRQLIERVEGESRTLTVVDRQSSDIVQGMLDDLFDEQPVDVVEDGGEDSVPNDTVVVSRTDGSTVHSSLESIQNTILFVNSDTYISGSRDLDEVDTPEAILGLADTVFTVEGYPDTRKQKFLLIELSRYIEARAWRHGVGELHSSFQYLSRLRDERGTHEVYRALGATDLDVNIYGLDDAAVPPDIDANVHTNAVDEDLRRAWFVVYTHPSDPSESAALVCYRLPAEDGRIGPWKGFWTFDADRVAGVRSYVTETLQ, from the coding sequence ATGGGTCTCAGACAGCTTATCGAGCGCGTCGAGGGGGAGTCACGGACCCTGACGGTCGTCGACAGGCAGAGCTCCGACATCGTCCAGGGGATGCTGGACGACCTGTTCGACGAGCAGCCCGTCGACGTCGTCGAGGACGGCGGCGAGGACTCCGTTCCGAACGACACCGTCGTCGTCTCGCGGACGGACGGGTCGACGGTCCACTCCTCGCTGGAGTCGATCCAGAACACGATCCTGTTCGTCAACTCCGACACCTACATCTCCGGCTCCCGCGACCTGGACGAGGTCGACACCCCGGAGGCCATCCTCGGTCTTGCCGACACGGTGTTCACCGTCGAGGGCTACCCGGACACCCGCAAGCAGAAGTTCCTCCTCATCGAGCTCTCCCGCTACATCGAGGCACGGGCGTGGCGACACGGCGTCGGCGAGCTCCACTCGAGCTTCCAGTACCTCTCGCGGCTGCGGGACGAGCGCGGCACCCACGAGGTGTACCGCGCCCTCGGTGCGACCGACCTCGACGTGAACATCTACGGGCTCGACGACGCCGCGGTCCCACCGGACATCGACGCGAACGTCCACACGAACGCGGTCGACGAGGACCTCAGACGGGCGTGGTTCGTCGTCTACACCCACCCGTCCGACCCGAGCGAGTCGGCCGCACTCGTCTGCTACCGTCTGCCGGCCGAGGACGGTCGTATCGGACCGTGGAAGGGCTTCTGGACGTTCGACGCGGACCGCGTCGCGGGGGTCCGGTCGTACGTCACCGAGACCCTCCAGTGA
- a CDS encoding class I SAM-dependent methyltransferase: MTDGPSTGGHRLFAAVYDPVVAPFERRIAVHRRWLAADLEGTVLDVGVGTGAMFPFLAASDAGEVVGVEPDPHMRKRAVERARECGLSVTIHPTGAESLPLADDSVDVVVAALVFCTIPDFDAALDEVARVLKPGGEFRFLEHVRAEGWAARLQSTVQLVWGHLAAGCQLDRATDERFLADDRFEAVAFERLDAGIPPVDPIVRGKLRRRDDPASGEVADGGLRGRLRGLLGRGPAPPLSVVASKEWIGVL, from the coding sequence GTGACCGACGGACCGTCGACCGGGGGACACCGGCTCTTCGCTGCCGTCTACGACCCGGTGGTCGCGCCGTTCGAGCGGCGCATCGCGGTGCACCGGCGCTGGCTGGCGGCCGACCTCGAGGGGACGGTGCTGGACGTCGGCGTCGGCACCGGTGCGATGTTCCCCTTTCTCGCGGCGAGCGACGCCGGCGAGGTCGTCGGGGTGGAGCCCGACCCCCACATGCGAAAGCGCGCGGTCGAACGCGCCCGCGAGTGCGGGCTCTCGGTCACGATACACCCGACCGGGGCGGAGTCGCTCCCGCTCGCGGACGACAGCGTCGACGTCGTCGTCGCCGCGCTCGTGTTCTGTACCATCCCCGACTTCGACGCGGCGCTGGACGAGGTCGCCCGCGTGCTGAAGCCCGGTGGCGAGTTCCGGTTCCTCGAACACGTCCGGGCCGAGGGCTGGGCCGCGCGACTCCAGTCGACGGTCCAGCTGGTCTGGGGGCATCTCGCGGCGGGGTGTCAGCTCGACCGCGCGACGGACGAGCGGTTCCTCGCGGACGACCGCTTCGAGGCGGTCGCGTTCGAGCGGCTCGACGCCGGGATCCCGCCGGTCGACCCCATCGTCCGGGGGAAGCTTCGCCGCCGTGACGACCCAGCCAGTGGCGAGGTGGCCGACGGCGGACTCCGCGGACGGCTCCGTGGACTGCTCGGGCGTGGACCGGCACCGCCGCTGTCGGTCGTCGCCTCGAAAGAATGGATCGGGGTGCTGTGA
- a CDS encoding PadR family transcriptional regulator: protein MYDLTGFQRDLLYVIAGLDDPHGLAIKEELEDYYESEIHHGRLYPNLDTLVDKGLVEKGELDRRTNFYTLTRRGRREIDARQEWEAQYVDRMETAEASS, encoded by the coding sequence ATGTACGACCTTACAGGGTTCCAGCGGGACCTGTTGTACGTGATTGCGGGGCTCGACGACCCCCACGGACTGGCGATCAAGGAAGAGCTCGAAGACTACTACGAATCCGAGATTCACCACGGTCGACTCTACCCGAACCTCGACACGCTCGTCGACAAGGGCCTCGTCGAGAAGGGCGAGCTCGACCGGCGGACGAACTTCTACACACTGACCCGGCGCGGTCGCCGCGAGATCGACGCCAGACAGGAGTGGGAAGCGCAGTACGTCGACCGGATGGAGACGGCAGAGGCGTCTTCGTAA
- a CDS encoding CNNM domain-containing protein, which produces MNSLEIAARLLAGLGLILANGFFVAIEFALTRVRQYSESEFDTPALRRAWEMTDDLEIYLTSCQVGITASSIAVGIVAEPALGAIFEPYFHNTALASIGAGGLLAFLIINLVHLTHGEQTPTYLGVERTKFVCKWGARPLYWFAWLISPIISVGDTVAKATLKLFGVEMTGAWLEAEEDVIESRAQLRTRLNSLLEQGDLSKERHEEVINALTVDEIMVDDVMVDIDDAVVLSTEDPVEENLQKVYDSPHTRYPLVGSDLDDYRGVVYVPSLLEHVDEIRTGEWDLEDVAAPPMTVAADTSVSDVIDQFQAEGQELALAMSEGEVEGLVTATDALETVMGDIEDPLDRDAME; this is translated from the coding sequence ATGAACTCGCTCGAAATCGCCGCCCGGTTACTCGCGGGTCTCGGTCTCATCCTGGCGAACGGGTTCTTCGTCGCCATCGAATTCGCACTGACACGGGTCAGACAGTACTCCGAATCCGAGTTCGACACGCCGGCGCTCCGACGCGCCTGGGAGATGACCGACGACCTGGAGATCTACCTGACGAGCTGTCAGGTCGGCATCACGGCATCGAGCATCGCGGTCGGTATCGTCGCCGAACCCGCACTCGGGGCCATCTTCGAACCGTACTTCCACAACACGGCGCTGGCCTCGATCGGGGCGGGTGGGCTCCTCGCGTTCCTCATCATCAACCTCGTCCACCTCACCCACGGCGAGCAGACGCCGACCTACCTCGGTGTCGAGCGCACGAAGTTCGTCTGCAAGTGGGGCGCGCGCCCGCTGTACTGGTTCGCGTGGCTCATCTCGCCCATCATCAGCGTCGGCGACACCGTGGCGAAGGCGACGCTGAAGCTCTTCGGCGTCGAGATGACCGGGGCCTGGCTCGAGGCCGAGGAGGACGTCATCGAGAGCCGCGCGCAGCTCCGCACCCGGCTGAACTCCCTGCTCGAACAGGGTGACCTCTCCAAGGAGCGCCACGAGGAGGTCATCAACGCGCTGACCGTCGACGAGATCATGGTCGACGACGTGATGGTCGACATCGACGACGCGGTCGTCCTCTCGACCGAGGACCCCGTCGAGGAGAACCTCCAGAAGGTGTACGACTCGCCGCACACCCGCTACCCGCTCGTCGGCAGCGACCTCGACGACTACCGCGGCGTCGTCTACGTCCCGTCGCTGCTCGAGCACGTCGACGAGATTCGCACCGGGGAGTGGGACCTCGAGGACGTGGCCGCACCGCCGATGACCGTCGCCGCCGACACCAGCGTCAGCGACGTCATCGACCAGTTCCAGGCCGAGGGACAGGAGCTCGCGCTCGCCATGTCCGAGGGCGAGGTCGAGGGGCTCGTCACGGCGACCGACGCGCTGGAGACCGTCATGGGCGACATCGAGGACCCGCTCGACCGCGACGCGATGGAGTGA